Below is a genomic region from Trichoderma asperellum chromosome 2, complete sequence.
GAGCTAGATCCGCTATGGCAGAATCTTGACTGGTATGTGCTATTGTCGTGTTGTATCGTATGCCATCACGTCGACGCTGTTGCCTCTATAGCCGTAACTGGCTTCATATCCAGTTAGTCCTCTTGCGGATAATGGCTGACACGATGCAGGGCGATTGGGCAGATGCTGCTCATGGGCTGGGATGGCACCCAAGTAACGCCTCAGATCAGAAGCCTCATCGAGAATCACCATCTTGGCTCTATTATTCTGACTGCCAAGAACTTGAAATGTACGACTCCCTTCCATTTTTCGTGTACTAGATAAGCATGAGCCTCTCAGCATATATCATTTACCCTTACACGTCTTCTTATGGGTGGATCCTGACGTCTTGCTAACCAAGCCAACTAGCGGCTCATCAAACTGCATTGCTCGTTCAAGAGCTGCAGATGATTGCCAAGAACTCTGGCCATCCACAGCCTCTTCTTATTGCTGTAGACCAGGAAAATGGCGGTGTCAACAGTTTGTTCGATGAGGACTTCGTCTGCCAGTTCCCGAGTGCCATGGCCATTGCCGCCACTGGCAGCCTGGAATTATCTTACGAAGTCAACAAGGCAACGGCTACCGAGATCGCGGCCTGCGGTGTTAACCTGATGCTTGGCCCGGTTTTGGACGTCCTCAACAATGCACGCTATCAAGTTATCGGAGTGCGTGCTTCGGGCGATGACCCTCAAGAAGTCTCCCAGTATGGACTCGCAGCCTTGAGCGGTATTCGCGATGCTGGCATCGCTTCGTGCGGAAAGCATTTCCCTTCCTATGGAAACCTTGATTTCCTGGGCTCTAATCTCGATGTGCCCATCATCACACAGACCCTGGAAGAGCTGAGCCTTAGTGCTTTAGTCCCCTTTCGAAACGCCATCTCTTCTGGTAAGCTCGATGCCATGTTCGTCGGCGGCTGTGGAATCTCCAACCCTTCTATGAATGTTAGCCATGCCTGTCTTTCAGACCAAGTAGTCGATGATCTTCTCCGTAACGAATTAGGCTTCAAGGGAGTTGCAATCTCAGAATGCCTCGAAATGGAGGCGCTGAGCCAGGACCTTGGAGTGCAGAACGGTGTTGTTATGGCTGTGGAGGCTGGATGCGACATTGTGCTGCTCTGCCGCGCCTACGACGTCCAGCTGGAAGCTATCAAAGGCCTTAAACTGGGCTATGAGAACGGCATTATTACAAAGGAGAGAATTTTTACTTCTCTACGAAGAATCTTCCATCTCAAATCGACTTGCACGTCTTGGGCAAAGGCGCTGAACCCTCCGGGAGTAAACCTTCTTTCGCAGATTCGACCTTCTCACCTTGCCCTATCCAGACGAGCCTACGATGATTCCATTACCATTGTTCGCGATAAGGAGAAGCTGTTGCCGCTCTCCCTTTCAATGCACCCtggcgaggagctgctgttgctcACCCCCCTGGTTAAACCGCTTCCAGCGTCATCTTTGACTAAAAGCTTGACCGAAGCAAAGAACGACCGATCAATAATCTCTACTCCGCATGACAGATGGAGCCATCAAGGCCGTGAGAGAAGCGCCATTATGAGCGGAGAGGGAGTCTTTCGTGAATTTGGAAAAACCCTGGCACGATACCGCAACGAGAAGCTACTACACACGAGTTACACGGCCAACGGAGTGAGACCAGGTGAGAGGAGAGAGCatctttccctcttctttattataggcGACGTTTACTGACTTTCCACCGCCCAGTACACGAAAATCTTATCAACAGAGCATCCTGTATTGTCATCTTTACCGCAGATGCGAACAGAAATCTATACCAGGCCGGTTTTACAAAACATGTTGATATGATGTGCTCTATGCTTCGTAGCAGAggacaaaagaaacaacTCATTGTCGTTGCTGTGAGCTCGCCATACGACTTTGCCATGGATAAATCCATTGGCAC
It encodes:
- a CDS encoding uncharacterized protein (CAZy:GH3~TransMembrane:1 (o862-885i)), with amino-acid sequence MANSISGSSADKFELDPLWQNLDWAIGQMLLMGWDGTQVTPQIRSLIENHHLGSIILTAKNLKSAHQTALLVQELQMIAKNSGHPQPLLIAVDQENGGVNSLFDEDFVCQFPSAMAIAATGSLELSYEVNKATATEIAACGVNLMLGPVLDVLNNARYQVIGVRASGDDPQEVSQYGLAALSGIRDAGIASCGKHFPSYGNLDFLGSNLDVPIITQTLEELSLSALVPFRNAISSGKLDAMFVGGCGISNPSMNVSHACLSDQVVDDLLRNELGFKGVAISECLEMEALSQDLGVQNGVVMAVEAGCDIVLLCRAYDVQLEAIKGLKLGYENGIITKERIFTSLRRIFHLKSTCTSWAKALNPPGVNLLSQIRPSHLALSRRAYDDSITIVRDKEKLLPLSLSMHPGEELLLLTPLVKPLPASSLTKSLTEAKNDRSIISTPHDRWSHQGRERSAIMSGEGVFREFGKTLARYRNEKLLHTSYTANGVRPVHENLINRASCIVIFTADANRNLYQAGFTKHVDMMCSMLRSRGQKKQLIVVAVSSPYDFAMDKSIGTYICTYDFTENAMAALVRALIGDSNPVGTMPGTLRKSKKVLKSRQHWLVEEFDGNRDRNGLNDLIRAVHRASDQDMRYLQTTSAETFALNNPNVKEAHFVVRNSSTQALYGFVATYFVQNVGILGALIVDPTKRNLSIGRSLHRRALKSLTQQRGIKKVQLGSSFPSLFLGIPLDIEVATTKEWFSNSGWDTQFPRRLTNMIIQDLSAWYAPEGLSQSIQRANISFDLIYGVESGDTVMHHVRTHANPEVLELYRAALEESKACGIVRAKDAAGNLLGTIIISRPNSPLARYVPPLVSPKQDIGGLLAPIVPLAPLSTLVLQGLALMGVRQNKGHKANKTVLSWVVDDAYEPLVAMGFDVLQAFEEITNSPETFQT